AGGAGATTTTAGCGACTTTTTCCGAACTATTTTTGGTGGTTTCGGCGAGAATGGTTCTATGGGAGCGGAGGATTTTTTCTTTTCCAGAACACCTCGTCGCCGTAAGGGAGAAGATGTGGAGGTACAGCTTGAGCTCTCCTTGGAAGAAATTTTGCGTGGCGAATCTAAAACTATTTCTCTAGAGGGGTACGATGTTTCCCGGGATGGGAGGAGGATTCCTCGCTGGCAGAGGCTGACAGTGAATTTCCCGAAAGGAATTACTGATGGAAGCCGCATTCGGATTGCAGGGAAGGGAAGTCCCGGTGTAGGGGGATCTCCGGCAGGGGACCTTTTCATTACCGTCCGCATCCGGAAAAACCCTCGGTTTGACGTGAATCAATATGACTTGACCACGGTGGTGCGAGTCTCTCCATGGGAGGCGGCCCTTGGTGCTACTATACCGGTGGCGACACTGGATGGCGTGGTGAGCATGAAGCTCCCTGCTGGAACGCAGAGTGGGCAGCGACTGCGTTTAAGAGGGAAAGGGCTACCCCGTAGAAAAGGAACGGCTCCTGGCGATCTCTATGTGGTTATTGAAATTGTTGTTCCTAAAAAGTTAACTCCTCGGGAGAGAGAGCTTTTTCAGGCTCTTGCCGATGAATCTTTCTTTAACCCAAGGGGCTGAGGCCTGTCAATAACGCCGAAACGTTAGGAGGCAGAGACCCCGTCATCCAAGCGCCTGAACGCTTAGGTTTGTCTAGGTTTGTCAACAATGCCGAAGAGAGCACACTAAAGAATCAGATGTTAGGGCGTCAAGGTGCGTCAATAAAGCTCTAAGGTTTCCAAAGAAGGAAGAGCTTGGCGAGACGGAGTTACGGTAAGCACCTCTATGTCTACGCGATCATTTTGACCCTTTTCGTTCATAACGGCGAAGGAATGATGCCCTGGAGATAACTCCCAAAAGAGGAGCTCCGGGGCTTTTGTTTCCCCGTAGTATTCTCCATCAACATACCAAAAGACCCTCCCCTTTGTTCCTTCATGACGTAAGGCTATTTTCTGCTTCCCTCCTTCTGGAGTAAGGAGGAAACGGGTTTCCGCTAGAGGGGAGGTAATGACGATAGTCTCCTCTTCAGGGGCTATCGGAAGAGACGGATTCATCATGGCCAGCTCTGGGGGCCATATAAGGACAGGCTGCCCTTGCCGCATTTGATGAATAGGGCATCGATTGCTTCGGGAAACGCCGGGAATGTGCCAGT
This portion of the Aminobacterium mobile DSM 12262 genome encodes:
- a CDS encoding DnaJ C-terminal domain-containing protein; the protein is MAIAYKDYYAILGVARNASQDEIRKAYRNLAKKYHPDVNKAPGSEERYKEINEAYEVLKDPDKRQRYDALGSQWQEGQSFTPPPEWGNSGTFRMDFGENLGDFSDFFRTIFGGFGENGSMGAEDFFFSRTPRRRKGEDVEVQLELSLEEILRGESKTISLEGYDVSRDGRRIPRWQRLTVNFPKGITDGSRIRIAGKGSPGVGGSPAGDLFITVRIRKNPRFDVNQYDLTTVVRVSPWEAALGATIPVATLDGVVSMKLPAGTQSGQRLRLRGKGLPRRKGTAPGDLYVVIEIVVPKKLTPRERELFQALADESFFNPRG